The Candoia aspera isolate rCanAsp1 chromosome 6, rCanAsp1.hap2, whole genome shotgun sequence genome has a segment encoding these proteins:
- the LOC134500400 gene encoding mannose-binding protein-like: MYFLRPFNILLLLLLLGAWLALATVPETRNCDTNSCTVLACGNPGLNGLPGRDGRDGAKGEKGDPGLQVKGQQGFPGKAGPPGPQGFPGVPGQKGQKGDLAAVDTVQRQVTALEKTVQTLQAELSKSRKIFTMQGVTTVGGKTFVSTGQSDTFMSGKTFCSNSGGALATPKTAAENAALAAMARKNAKPIFLGMSDLQTEGKFVYLNGETLRYTNWKSGEPNDVNNEDCVTISEDALWNDLSCDHKVLIICEF, from the exons ATGTATTTCCTCCGACCTTTCAacatcttgctgctgctgctgctcttagGAGCATGGCTGGCTTTGGCTACTGTTCCCGAGACAAGGAATTGTGATACAAATTCCTGTACAGTGTTGGCTTGTGGCAACCCAGGACTCAATGGCTTACCTGGGAGAGATGGAAGGGACGGGGCCAAAGGAGAGAAAGGAGACCCAG GACTCCAAGTGAAGGGTCAACAAGGCTTCCCTGGGAAAGCGGGACCTCCAGGACCACAGGGATTTCCAGGAGTCCCAGGCCAGAAAGGACAAAAAGGAGACCTGGCAG CTGTTGATACTGTTCAAAGGCAGGTTACAGCTTTGGAAAAGACGGTCCAGACATTACAAGCTGAACTTAGCAAAAGCAGAAAAA TCTTCACAATGCAGGGGGTGACAACTGTTGGAGGGAAAACCTTTGTTTCAACTGGCCAGAGTGACACTTTCATGAGTGGGAAAACTTTCTGCAGCAACTCCGGTGGAGCCCTTGCCACTCCAAAAACTGCGGCTGAGAATGCGGCCTTGGCAGCAATGGCCAGGAAGAATGCCAAGCCCATTTTTCTGGGTATGAGTGATCTCCAGACTGAGGGCAAGTTTGTGTATTTGAATGGAGAAACACTGAGGTACACCAACTGGAAGTCTGGAGAACCTAATGATGTGAATAATGAAGACTGTGTGACAATATCTGAAGATGCCTTATGGAATGACTTAAGCTGTGACCACAAAGTACTCATAATTTGTGAATTTTGA